In Malania oleifera isolate guangnan ecotype guangnan chromosome 8, ASM2987363v1, whole genome shotgun sequence, a single window of DNA contains:
- the LOC131162054 gene encoding serine/threonine-protein kinase PEPKR2 has protein sequence MRMKRKGSEVDVCLKRAPSPCDSQSSLSNIRAHYSLEDYARLKKRCRDGGCDKPVGSCKSRLEGVATAPPCGVSSLVRPGRGLKRKIGCIDVATKLGRKKKIEDDYVSGATIGHGKFGSVSICRSRVSGVEFACKTLKKADETVHREVEIMQHLSGHPGVVTLQAVYEDSECFHLVMELCSGGRLVDQMVDEWYSEHRAANILKELMVVIKYCHDMGVVHRDIKPENILLTSSGKIKLADFGLAMRVAGGQTLTGLAGSPAYVAPEVLIGNYSEKADIWSVGVLLHALLVGVLPFQGDSLEALFEAIKNVKLDFHTGKWNGISKPARNLIERMLTRDVSVRITVDEVLVHPWILFYTERTLKRLCIKSKSKSQSELASDQISVRPRTYSGEEMDNDSLSKGSTLSPLSQSLGCKSKEQEHDDSGLVDALAVAISQVRISEPKRSRLCGPSGPMQEHPSSNLKANALCKAF, from the exons ATGAGGATGAAGAGGAAGGGAAGCGAAGTGGATGTGTGCTTGAAGAGAGCGCCGTCACCCTGTGATTCGCAGTCATCGTTGTCGAATATTAGGGCTCATTATTCGTTAGAAGATTATGCGAGGTTGAAGAAGCGGTGTAGAGATGGGGGTTGTGATAAGCCCGTTGGTTCTTGTAAAAGTAGGCTTGAGGGCGTAGCAACGGCGCCACCTTGTGGAGTTTCATCATTGGTCCGTCCTGGAAGGGGCCTCAAGAGGAAGATAGGGTGTATTGATGTCGCCACTAAATTGGGCAGGAAAAAGAAGATTGAAGATGATTATGTTTCAGGCGCCACAATTGGGCATGGTAAATTTGGGTCCGTTTCGATTTGCCGGAGTAGGGTTAGTGGAGTGGAATTTGCTTGTAAGACCTTGAAAAAGGCTGACGAGACGGTTCACAGAGAGGTGGAGATAATGCAGCATTTGTCAGGTCATCCAGGTGTCGTGACATTGCAGGCAGTTTATGAGGATTCGGAGTGTTTTCATCTTGTTATGGAGTTGTGTTCTGGGGGACGTTTGGTTGATCAGATGGTTGACGAGTGGTACTCAGAGCACCGGGCAGCTAATATACTGAAGGAGTTGATGGTGGTCATAAAATACTGTCATGATATGGGGGTTGTACATAGAGATATAAAGCCTGAAAATATTCTTCTTACATCATCTGGGAAAATAAAGCTTGCAGATTTTGGGTTGGCCATGAGGGTGGCAGGAG GTCAGACATTGACCGGTTTGGCTGGTAGTCCAGCTTATGTTGCTCCAGAAGTTTTGATAGGGAACTATTCTGAGAAAGCGGATATATGGAGTGTTGGTGTCCTCTTACATGCTCTTTTGGTTGGTGTTCTTCCATTTCAAGGAGATTCTCTAGAGGCTTTGTTTGAGGCAATAAAAAATGTGAAGCTGGATTTCCACACAGGGAAGTGGAATGGCATTTCTAAGCCTGCACGGAACCTAATTGAGCGAATGCTGACAAGGGATGTTTCAGTCAGGATTACAGTAGATGAAGTATTAG TGCATCCATGGATTTTGTTCTACACAGAGCGAACACTGAAAAGGCTATGCATCAAGTCAAAGTCGAAGAGCCAGTCAGAATTGGCTTCTGATCAAATTTCTGTGCGACCCAGAACGTATTCTGGGGAAGAAATGGACAATGACTCATTAAGCAAGGGTTCAACTCTATCGCCTCTATCCCAAAGCTTGGGATGCAAGTCAAAGGAGCAGGAACATGATGACTCTGGACTGGTGGATGCACTTGCAGTGGCAATTTCACAGGTGAGGATTTCAGAACCAAAGAGGAGCAGGCTGTGTGGACCGAGTGGACCAATGCAAGAGCACCCTTCTTCCAATTTGAAGGCCAATGCTCTTTGTAAAGCATTTTGA